The sequence CGACATGGGACTCGGAAAGACGGTACAGGTTATTTCACTGCTCCTGAAGCTCAAGGCCGAAAAGAGGCTTGAAAAACCGGCACTGGTGGTATGCCCAACAACACTTCTGGGCAACTGGTACAAGGAGTGCGCCAGGTTTGCCCCATCACTTAAAACCTTTATCTATCATGGACAGTCCAGAAAACTTGAAACTAAGAATATTGATCTGGTTATGACCACCTATGGGACGCTCAGGAGTGACAGGCAGAAGTTCAGCAGCCTGGAATGGGGAAGCCTTATTGTTGACGAGGCGCAGAATATAAAGAATTATCAGACCGACCAGAGCCGCGCAGTCAAGGATATAAAAGCCTCAAGCTATATTGCCATGACAGGCACTCCCGTGGAAAACAGGCTGAGCGAGCTTTGGAGCATTTTTGATTTCCTTAACAGGGGATACCTGGGAAGTTTTGAGTATTTCAGGAAGGAGTTTTCCAACCCTATAGAAAAATACAGGGATAAGGAAAGCATTGAGAAATTAAAAATGCTGACTGCCCCCTTTATTCTGCGCCGTCTTAAAACCGATAGGAACATTATCAGCGACCTGCCGGAAAAACTTGTATTTGATGAATATTGTTATTTATCGCCGGGCCAGGCGGTGCTATATGAACAGACAGTCAGAAAGATGCTGGATGAAATAAAAGGAAGCGAAGGCATCAGCCGCAAGGGACTTATTCTCAAGATGATTACATCACTAAAGCAGATATGCAATCATCCCGTACAGTTTACTAAATCGGGCAGTCCCGAAGTTAATTACTCAGGCAAATCCGAAAAGCTGATAGAACTTCTCTTAAGGATTATCGACAGTAAGGAGAAAGCTCTCATTTTCACCCAGTATAAAGAGATGGGGGAACTGCTCGTGAAAATGCTCCGGAGCCATCTTCAGGTAAATACACTTTTCTTTCATGGAAGCCTGCCTAGAATAAAGCGCGATAAAATGGTTGCGGAATTTCAGGCAGGGGATAAGGCTGATGTAATGATAATTTCACTTAAGGCCGGGGGCACGGGCTTAAACCTGACCGGGGCCTCGAATGTAATCCATTACGACCTCTGGTGGAATCCTGCCGTTGAAAACCAGGCTACAGACCGCGCATACAGGATCGGGCAGAAGAAAAATGTATCTGTTTACCGCCTGATTTCACTAGGCACGTTCGAGGAAAAAATCGACGAAATGATAAAAAAGAAGCAGGAACTGGCAGACATAACAGTTTCTGCAGGGGAAAGCTGGATAACGGAACTCACGGACAAGAAACTGAAGGAACTGTTTTCTTTTAGGCAATGAAGCATGCTCCCACTGCAAATTAAAGCAGGGCCATCTCCGAAATGGCTCTGATCAGGGTAATTCGTTTGAATTTGCTTATTTTGCAGCTTATCTTAAATTTTATTTCTATAGGTCCATAAAATTCCGGAGTCAGTATGAAAATTAAAAAACTTGGTCGTACTGGACTTAAGGTAAGCGAAGTATGCCTGGGAACGATGACCTTCGGCTACCAGTGCGATGAGACAACGTCTTTTCAGATCTTAGACCGCGCCTATGAAGGAGGCGTAAACTTTATCGATACGGCAGACGTCTATCCCCTGCCTCCTCAGCTTTCAACTGTAGGAAGAACTGAAGAGATAATAGGAAACTGGCTAAAGGCCAACCCAGGAAGGCGCCACGAGACAATCCTTGCAACCAAATGCAACGGAAAGATGGGTCCCGGTGTAAACGACCAGGGGCTTTCAAGGCGTCACATAATGGACGCAATTGATGCAAGCCTTAAAAGGCTTAAAACAGATTTTATTGATCTTTACCAGGTGCATTTCTTTGATGGCGAAACTCCCCTGGATGAAACCCTGAGGGCTTTGGACGACCTCGTAAGATCAGGCAAGGTGCACTACATAGGGTGCAGCAACTACCAGGCTTACCAACTTGCAAAGGCCCTCTGGGTGAGCGACAAGCTTTCAATATCGCGCTACGATTCAATTCAGCCGAGGTATAATCTTCTTTTCAGGGAATTTGAAAATGAGCTTTTCCCTCTCTGCAAGTCGGAAGAGGTGGGAGTAATAGTTTATAATCCGCTGGCCGGAGGGTTTTTAACCGGCAAGCATGAGCGCGATAAGGAGCCCGAGGAGATGGGACGCTTTAAGCTGGGCGATTCGGGGAAACTCTACCAGGCACGCTACTGGCAGGATGCACAGTTCGACCAGGTTGATTTAATGAAGGAATTCTTTAAGGACAGGAACAAGTCCCTTACACAGGTCTCCCTGGCCTGGGTATTGTCGCATTCTTATGTCACTTCGGCAATTGTCGGGGCCAGTAAGTCCAATCAGTTAGATGAAAGCTTGCCGGGGGTGGATTTAAGCCTGGATGAAGAAGAAATGACATTCTTAAACGGACTGTGGTATAATCTGCCGCGTATGCAGGACCCGAGAGTTGCCCTAAGATAATAGGACCGATTTTTGGCGTTTGGATTTATCATAAATTTATGATATTTGCAGGGCTCTTACCGAGCCCTTTTTTAATTATAAGAATTCCGGACAGATGACCAGATTAAATTTAAAGTATGTTTTAGGCTGTTTCCTTCTGATTATATTTCTTTCGCCGCTTAAAGCTCAGGCTCAGGAATGCAACTACTGCGGTAAAAAGATCACGGGCAGATATGTTGAAGCCGACGGGAAATATTTCCATCCCCGGCACTTTATATGTGCCAGGTGCGGAAAAGTAATTACAGGCTCCTTTGCCGAAAAAGACGGCAGGTTCTTTCACCCCGACTGTTATGCCGTAAAAGAAGGCCTCGTTTGCGACTACTGCAGCAAAATAATTAGAGGGGAGTATGTTACCAGCGAGGGGAAAAAGTATCATCCTTCGTGCTATGAAAATTATGTGCTTCCCAAATGCTCCGTATGCGGGAAGCCTCTTGACGGGGAATATACAATTGATCCTTACGGTAATAAGTACCATTCCTATCACAGCCATGAGCTCTCCAGATGCGATAACTGCAGCAGGATCATCTCCAATAAGACCACAGGCGGGGGAAGAGAATATTCCGACGGGAGGACTATATGCAATCTGTGCTATAAAGAGGCGGTATTCGATAACTCCCGGATAAACGCTCTTATGGGTAAGGTTATGCAGAGGCTTAAAAGCCTGGGGCTTAGCTTTAATGAAAGAACCATTTCCATCAGGGGAGTGGACAGAAGGGAACTTAAAAAAGCTGCCGGAAGCAGGTACGACGGCAATATGAAGGGGATCTGCAATACCAGTTCAAGAACTGAGTACATAAATCAGCGTGCATCAAAAAGCTTGAAGAGGCATGAAATTTTTGTTCTTAACGGTGTGCCTGCTCTGAATATTGAATCGGTAATTGCCCACGAGCTGATGCACGTTTGGCTTAATGATAATACAAAAGACGATCATCCGGATTTTCTCCGCGAGGGGAGCTGCAACTATATATCTTATCTTTACCTCAGGTCTGTAAGCGGCTCAAAGGCACGCGAGCTGATGAAGCAGCTTGAAGATGACGATGACGATACATACGGTAAAGGGTTCCTGAAAGTGAAGTCGGAATTTGGTGATAGGAGTCTGAATCAACTCCTGAGTTATTTGAAAAGGTATTAGAGAGATACTAAATCCCGGGGAATTTAGTTATCTTTACAAATCCGGATCCCGGGTGTTATTTGGGTCCGGTTTATAAACCATGAGGGAAAGAAAATGGTGAAAGGAAATAAACTTACATTCATTGTATTTGCAGTAATATTCCTTTTTATCTCACTTGGGATAGATATGAGGAATGTTATTTCAAATGGCGAGATCTTCAGGATGAACGGGGACTTTCTGGACCAAATACATTTCTATCTTCAGATACCGGGAGCCATACCGGTGTTTCTGGTTGTCGGGCTATTCTTTAAGGACTCGCACGCCTATAATTTCTATTCCCTCTGGTCCCTTACACTCCTCTTGAACTGCCTTTTCTATGGTTTTGCAGGCTACTGGATATATCCGGCAGTTAAGAATTTATTTGGGCGTAGACAGAAAAACGCCGGTAAGAGTGGTGAAACACGTGCCTGAATCAAGAATATTGTAAAAAAGCGGGTTAATAAATCTCCCACCTCAGGTCCAGTTTCCGGGGTGTATATTTTTCAGAACTATCTGTAGCTCAAGAAGGCCACTTCTCCAAATTACTACAGGAAAAACCGGGTAAAAGAGGAACTTTCCCTGGCACAGATTATGCGGCCCAAACGGTATATCAGGAAAGTGAAGGGTCTACTAATTTTACCTTCAATAAAAAAATAACTTTCCAGGAGAAAATTTTCCGAAAACGCCTTACGTCACCATATATATATATATATATATATATATATATATGGAATCCCTTTTCAGTTTGCATGAAATCAGCGGTTTTCATTTTAAATATTATTTTAACTAATTCTCAAAATTTAAACTATCCGGGGGCATGCCAATGGTAATTAGAAAAAAACAGTTCCTTTCGGCTTTTCTGCTCTTCTTTATTGCTCTCACTGTTCTGGCTTATGCAGGTGATAAACAAGGCAAAAATCATGTAAGCACAAACAATGCTTCACTGACCTTTACAAAGCTAAACCTAAACAACCTTTCCACATTTATTTATAATAATGGTTATTCAGATTTTAACCTTTCCGGGAAATCGGGTTTGGCGTTTCCACGGGGAGGCGAGAAGACAGTTGCATACCAGTCGGGGTTCGTCTGGGGCGGAAAAGTTAATGAAAACATACGTGTAGGCGGTTCCACCTATGGGTCGGGTCTCCAGCCGGGAAGGATAATCTCAACCGGGGTGGCTGAAGATACAAACGCCGCAAAGAGTAAATTATTCAGGGTCAGGCCGGATTATAAAACAGCCGACCTGACAATTGAGGCAGCCGAGGAAGAAAAGACTCAAAGTGAGGTCAGGGCAAAATATGAAAAAGACTGGATGGAATGGCCGGCATCTGAGGGGGCTCCATACTGGGACCAGGATGGCGACGGGAAATATGACCCTGCTAAGGATATACCGGGAGTCAAAGATGCCGTTCAAACCATATGGTTTGTAGCAAATGACCTGGACACGGCTAAAACCTGCGCACTTTACGGATCACTTCCAATGGGAGTGGAACTTCAAACTACAGTCTGGGCATACGACAAGGACTGGATCCTGAATAATACGTACTTTAAGAAGTTTAAGATTATCAATAAAAGTAACAACGAATTTAAGGACTTTTATCTTTCTTTCTGGATAGATCCTGATATTGGTGATGCAAATGATGACCTTGCCGGATGCGACACCCTGCAAAACATGGGGTATGTTTACAACGGCAACGTAATGGATCATGTGTATGGAAATTTCCCTCCGGCAGTGGGGTTCAAACTCCTTCAGGGGCCCCGGGTTAACGCTACACTTTCAGATACTGCATCCTATGACGGCAGGAAAGTTCCCGGTAAGAAAAACCTTCCTATGACAGCTTTTTACTATTTCATCAACGGCAGCGATACATATGCTGATCCTAAGCTCGGCCAATATTATGAACTAGGAACTATGTCTTTCTACAGGTTAATGCGGGGGAAAATGAGTACAAAGGACGAAGAATTCCCGATACCTTCAAACTTGGGCGGAGGCCTGACAAAGTTCCCTCTTTCAGGCGATCCTGTTGCGGGTTCGGGCTACCTGGATGGCAGACTTTTCGATCCTGGTGACCGCAGGACCGGCCTGTCTTCGGGCCCTTTCAATATGGCTCCCGGTGACACGCAGGAAGTTGTAATTTCAGAGATGGCTGCACAGAGCAGCAGTAATATTAATTCCGTTAAATTGCTGAAATTTTTCTCGGCAGAAGTTCAGAAGAAGTACAATAATTACTTCAAATTCCAGGAAATCCCGGCGCCCGAGGCTCCTAAAGTAACAGGTACATACTCCAATAACTCTTTAACAGTTAAAATCCCTGAAAACACCCAAATAGAAAACTTTGATAAAGAGGGTTATCAATTCCAGGGCTACAACCTCTATCAGCTACCTTCAGGTGTGCCCGAAAAAAAGGGAGCAGTATACCTCGGCACTTACGACAAAATTGACGGAGTTAAATCCATTACAGGCCTTGGGCCTGATACTCTTACAGGAAATGAGATCAGTCTCATTCAGCAGAGAGGAACCGATTCGGGAATATTAAGAGAAATTACTTTTTACAGGGACTCGCTTACTCATGCACCTTTACTTGCCGGGAAGAAATATTACTTCGGCATCTCGGCGTATACTTACAGAAATGACCCGGAAAATAAACTTACAAATATCGAAGGTCCGCTTGGGGTTTGTTCAGTCATTTATCAGGATAGTCTTATCGGTCCCAAATATAATGACGTTCTTAGCCTTGATAAAGTTTCAGGCCATGGGGAAGGAACAATTACTCCTATAGTAATTGATGCTTCAAAATTAACAGGGCATGAATATCAGATCGGTTTTAACGGCGAATCAGGAAGTGCGGTAATGTATCTGAAAGATCTCACACGGAATGGATTAGTACAGGATGACCAGTCTGCAATGTACGGTAACATTTATTCTCCTGTTTATGATGGGATTTATTTTAAGATAAATGACGTTAAGCCCGGAATGAAGGAATGGCAGATTCCTCAGGGCACTCTCAAGTGGTCATGGTCAGGAGCATCTCTTTCTCTGGAAGGATTCAGCGGTTCAATCGGCTATGCTGGCGGCTGGCTTACTTCATCTGCAGGGCCTGAGAAACTGCATGATGTTTTAATTAAATTTGCCGCAACTGACAGCAGTGGAAATGTACTTGACCCGAGTGACCCTGACGTCTCTTATGCTTACCGCTACTTAAGAGGTGCTTCAAACTATCCGCAGATGCCTGAGTTTATTCCTTATATGATTAATAAAACTTCTGGTTATCCATATCAGGATTTCAAGAAGAACTTCCCGTTTGCAGCCTATGATGTGGAAGATCCTGCACATCCAAGGCAGCTTGCAGTGGGCTATCTTGAAAATAACACCCCGAAAGGGGCTGTTGACGGCAAATACTGGCCTCCGCAAAAGGGGCTGGATAATGTAGGGGCAGGGAGTCCAAGAGAATGGTTTTTTATATTT comes from Ignavibacteria bacterium and encodes:
- a CDS encoding aldo/keto reductase, giving the protein MKIKKLGRTGLKVSEVCLGTMTFGYQCDETTSFQILDRAYEGGVNFIDTADVYPLPPQLSTVGRTEEIIGNWLKANPGRRHETILATKCNGKMGPGVNDQGLSRRHIMDAIDASLKRLKTDFIDLYQVHFFDGETPLDETLRALDDLVRSGKVHYIGCSNYQAYQLAKALWVSDKLSISRYDSIQPRYNLLFREFENELFPLCKSEEVGVIVYNPLAGGFLTGKHERDKEPEEMGRFKLGDSGKLYQARYWQDAQFDQVDLMKEFFKDRNKSLTQVSLAWVLSHSYVTSAIVGASKSNQLDESLPGVDLSLDEEEMTFLNGLWYNLPRMQDPRVALR
- a CDS encoding protein DA1 → MTRLNLKYVLGCFLLIIFLSPLKAQAQECNYCGKKITGRYVEADGKYFHPRHFICARCGKVITGSFAEKDGRFFHPDCYAVKEGLVCDYCSKIIRGEYVTSEGKKYHPSCYENYVLPKCSVCGKPLDGEYTIDPYGNKYHSYHSHELSRCDNCSRIISNKTTGGGREYSDGRTICNLCYKEAVFDNSRINALMGKVMQRLKSLGLSFNERTISIRGVDRRELKKAAGSRYDGNMKGICNTSSRTEYINQRASKSLKRHEIFVLNGVPALNIESVIAHELMHVWLNDNTKDDHPDFLREGSCNYISYLYLRSVSGSKARELMKQLEDDDDDTYGKGFLKVKSEFGDRSLNQLLSYLKRY